A part of Acropora palmata chromosome 6, jaAcrPala1.3, whole genome shotgun sequence genomic DNA contains:
- the LOC141884547 gene encoding uncharacterized protein LOC141884547 isoform X2: MTLAASKGIVLILVSLFHFGNFGHKANAWDFSTSSVIPDIKVVCQGERSRLQCDSASEKLIIYSAMFGRTEPGHVICPYEGDDKDDNYNCGEVDFTYWFKLLCENKTRCKIKVDNEVFKNPCPEQHLYLQLVFSCVKKYSTASTESTTTNTPTLSTTAPSSFSSALILPTTSVMAVASTSTVLVTQPTMTTQKSPKVHSTDTELTTSEGGKLPGIIPQQVENTGSSAVETGNGSLAGALFVWFLFLQDHSTDYAMVFFTSAACALALAVIAGVCVLYCHRKSKQRLHKAGDSKLKAYEINDSKVSEQVDRFILGPLKTAPPDYMLHEYDWKSEESKGSQSNLPNGSVVKNFNDPELVVSGMNGKSRSALEAPSRRSSNGLIVRVERPDGSTIFFKSPFPSSEESLRSKKGRYVNVEDYRKARNKDGGAKMSGESYFYYRN; this comes from the exons ATGACCTTGGCAGCGAGCAAGGGAATTGTTTTGATACTT GTTTCTCTGTTCCATTTTGGAAACTTTGGACACAAAGCCAATG CATGGGACTTTTCAACTTCTAGTGTTATTCCTgacattaaagttgtttgcCAAGGAGAACGTTCTCGTCTCCAATGTGATAGTGCGAGCGAGAAGCTGATAATTTACTCCGCAATGTTTGGGAGAACAGAACCAGGACACGTGATTTGTCCGTACGAAGGAGACGACAAAGACGATAACTACAACTGTGGAGAAGTTGACTTTACTTACTGGTTCAAATTATTATGCgagaacaaaacaagatgCAAAATCAAAGTAGACAACGAAGTTTTTAAAAATCCATGTCCAGAACAACACCTTTACCTTCAACTGGTTTTTTCATGTG TAAAGAAATACAGTACCGCAAGTACAGAATCCACGACCACTAATACGCCGACATTATCGACAACCGCGCCTTCTAGCTTCTCATCTGCACTTATCTTACCAACAACCTCTGTAATGGCTGTCGCTTCTACAAGTACCGTTCTAGTCACTCAACCAACAATGACAACTCAGAAATCCCCCAAGGTCCACTCAACAGACACTGAACTAACAACTTCAGAGGGTGGTAAGCTCCCTGGAATCATTCCTCAGCAAGTGGAGAACACCGGTTCATCTGCAGTAGAGACTGGTAATGGATCTTTAGCTGGTGCATTATTTgtgtggtttttgtttttgcaag ATCATTCTACGGATTACGCCATGGTATTTTTCACTTCAGCGGCATGTGCCCTTGCTCTGGCGGTCATTGCTGGTGTTTGTGTGCTTTACTGTCATCGTAAAAGCAAGCAGCGACTCCACAAAGCAGGCGATTCAAAGCTCAAGGCTTATGAAATAAATGATTCCAAGGTTTCGGAGCAGGTTGATCGATTTATACTTGGGCCACTGAAGACTGCACCTCCCGATTACATGTTACATGAATATGACTGGAAAAGCGAGGAAAGCAAAGGCTCTCAAAGTAATCTGCCGAATGGATCGGTCGTTAAGAACTTCAACGATCCTGAACTAGTAGTCAGCGGCATGAATGGAAAAAGCCG ATCGGCGTTGGAAGCTCCATCTCGTCGAAGTTCTAATGGGCTAATTGTAAGAGTTGAAAGGCCAGATGGATCAACCATCTTTTTTAAGTCCCCTTTTCCAAGTAGCGAGGAATCCCTGAGGAGCAAGAAAGGGAGATATGTTAATGTTGAAGATTACCGGAAAGCAAGAAACAAAGATGGTGGTGCAAAAATGTCTGGAGAGTCATATTTTTATTATCGCAATTAG
- the LOC141884547 gene encoding uncharacterized protein LOC141884547 isoform X5, with amino-acid sequence MTLAASKGIVLILVSLFHFGNFGHKANAWDFSTSSVIPDIKVVCQGERSRLQCDSASEKLIIYSAMFGRTEPGHVICPYEGDDKDDNYNCGEVDFTYWFKLLCENKTRCKIKVDNEVFKNPCPEQHLYLQLVFSCEVKKYSTASTESTTTNTPTLSTTAPSSFSSALILPTTSVMAVASTSTVLVTQPTMTTQKSPKVHSTDTELTTSEGGKLPGIIPQQVENTGSSAVETDHSTDYAMVFFTSAACALALAVIAGVCVLYCHRKSKQRLHKAGDSKLKAYEINDSKVSEQVDRFILGPLKTAPPDYMLHEYDWKSEESKGSQSNLPNGSVVKNFNDPELVVSGMNGKSRSALEAPSRRSSNGLIVRVERPDGSTIFFKSPFPSSEESLRSKKGRYVNVEDYRKARNKDGGAKMSGESYFYYRN; translated from the exons ATGACCTTGGCAGCGAGCAAGGGAATTGTTTTGATACTT GTTTCTCTGTTCCATTTTGGAAACTTTGGACACAAAGCCAATG CATGGGACTTTTCAACTTCTAGTGTTATTCCTgacattaaagttgtttgcCAAGGAGAACGTTCTCGTCTCCAATGTGATAGTGCGAGCGAGAAGCTGATAATTTACTCCGCAATGTTTGGGAGAACAGAACCAGGACACGTGATTTGTCCGTACGAAGGAGACGACAAAGACGATAACTACAACTGTGGAGAAGTTGACTTTACTTACTGGTTCAAATTATTATGCgagaacaaaacaagatgCAAAATCAAAGTAGACAACGAAGTTTTTAAAAATCCATGTCCAGAACAACACCTTTACCTTCAACTGGTTTTTTCATGTG AAGTAAAGAAATACAGTACCGCAAGTACAGAATCCACGACCACTAATACGCCGACATTATCGACAACCGCGCCTTCTAGCTTCTCATCTGCACTTATCTTACCAACAACCTCTGTAATGGCTGTCGCTTCTACAAGTACCGTTCTAGTCACTCAACCAACAATGACAACTCAGAAATCCCCCAAGGTCCACTCAACAGACACTGAACTAACAACTTCAGAGGGTGGTAAGCTCCCTGGAATCATTCCTCAGCAAGTGGAGAACACCGGTTCATCTGCAGTAGAGACTG ATCATTCTACGGATTACGCCATGGTATTTTTCACTTCAGCGGCATGTGCCCTTGCTCTGGCGGTCATTGCTGGTGTTTGTGTGCTTTACTGTCATCGTAAAAGCAAGCAGCGACTCCACAAAGCAGGCGATTCAAAGCTCAAGGCTTATGAAATAAATGATTCCAAGGTTTCGGAGCAGGTTGATCGATTTATACTTGGGCCACTGAAGACTGCACCTCCCGATTACATGTTACATGAATATGACTGGAAAAGCGAGGAAAGCAAAGGCTCTCAAAGTAATCTGCCGAATGGATCGGTCGTTAAGAACTTCAACGATCCTGAACTAGTAGTCAGCGGCATGAATGGAAAAAGCCG ATCGGCGTTGGAAGCTCCATCTCGTCGAAGTTCTAATGGGCTAATTGTAAGAGTTGAAAGGCCAGATGGATCAACCATCTTTTTTAAGTCCCCTTTTCCAAGTAGCGAGGAATCCCTGAGGAGCAAGAAAGGGAGATATGTTAATGTTGAAGATTACCGGAAAGCAAGAAACAAAGATGGTGGTGCAAAAATGTCTGGAGAGTCATATTTTTATTATCGCAATTAG
- the LOC141884547 gene encoding uncharacterized protein LOC141884547 isoform X6 yields MTLAASKGIVLILVSLFHFGNFGHKANAWDFSTSSVIPDIKVVCQGERSRLQCDSASEKLIIYSAMFGRTEPGHVICPYEGDDKDDNYNCGEVDFTYWFKLLCENKTRCKIKVDNEVFKNPCPEQHLYLQLVFSCEVKKYSTASTESTTTNTPTLSTTAPSSFSSALILPTTSVMAVASTSTVLVTQPTMTTQKSPKVHSTDTELTTSEGGKLPGIIPQQVENTGSSAVETGNGSLAGALFVWFLFLQDHSTDYAMVFFTSAACALALAVIAGVCVLYCHRKSKQRLHKAGDSKLKAYEINDSKVSEQVDRFILGPLKTAPPDYMLHEYDWKSEESKGSQSNLPNGSVVKNFNDPELVVSGMNGKSRHC; encoded by the exons ATGACCTTGGCAGCGAGCAAGGGAATTGTTTTGATACTT GTTTCTCTGTTCCATTTTGGAAACTTTGGACACAAAGCCAATG CATGGGACTTTTCAACTTCTAGTGTTATTCCTgacattaaagttgtttgcCAAGGAGAACGTTCTCGTCTCCAATGTGATAGTGCGAGCGAGAAGCTGATAATTTACTCCGCAATGTTTGGGAGAACAGAACCAGGACACGTGATTTGTCCGTACGAAGGAGACGACAAAGACGATAACTACAACTGTGGAGAAGTTGACTTTACTTACTGGTTCAAATTATTATGCgagaacaaaacaagatgCAAAATCAAAGTAGACAACGAAGTTTTTAAAAATCCATGTCCAGAACAACACCTTTACCTTCAACTGGTTTTTTCATGTG AAGTAAAGAAATACAGTACCGCAAGTACAGAATCCACGACCACTAATACGCCGACATTATCGACAACCGCGCCTTCTAGCTTCTCATCTGCACTTATCTTACCAACAACCTCTGTAATGGCTGTCGCTTCTACAAGTACCGTTCTAGTCACTCAACCAACAATGACAACTCAGAAATCCCCCAAGGTCCACTCAACAGACACTGAACTAACAACTTCAGAGGGTGGTAAGCTCCCTGGAATCATTCCTCAGCAAGTGGAGAACACCGGTTCATCTGCAGTAGAGACTGGTAATGGATCTTTAGCTGGTGCATTATTTgtgtggtttttgtttttgcaag ATCATTCTACGGATTACGCCATGGTATTTTTCACTTCAGCGGCATGTGCCCTTGCTCTGGCGGTCATTGCTGGTGTTTGTGTGCTTTACTGTCATCGTAAAAGCAAGCAGCGACTCCACAAAGCAGGCGATTCAAAGCTCAAGGCTTATGAAATAAATGATTCCAAGGTTTCGGAGCAGGTTGATCGATTTATACTTGGGCCACTGAAGACTGCACCTCCCGATTACATGTTACATGAATATGACTGGAAAAGCGAGGAAAGCAAAGGCTCTCAAAGTAATCTGCCGAATGGATCGGTCGTTAAGAACTTCAACGATCCTGAACTAGTAGTCAGCGGCATGAATGGAAAAAGCCG CCACTGCTAA
- the LOC141884547 gene encoding uncharacterized protein LOC141884547 isoform X1, whose translation MTLAASKGIVLILVSLFHFGNFGHKANAWDFSTSSVIPDIKVVCQGERSRLQCDSASEKLIIYSAMFGRTEPGHVICPYEGDDKDDNYNCGEVDFTYWFKLLCENKTRCKIKVDNEVFKNPCPEQHLYLQLVFSCEVKKYSTASTESTTTNTPTLSTTAPSSFSSALILPTTSVMAVASTSTVLVTQPTMTTQKSPKVHSTDTELTTSEGGKLPGIIPQQVENTGSSAVETGNGSLAGALFVWFLFLQDHSTDYAMVFFTSAACALALAVIAGVCVLYCHRKSKQRLHKAGDSKLKAYEINDSKVSEQVDRFILGPLKTAPPDYMLHEYDWKSEESKGSQSNLPNGSVVKNFNDPELVVSGMNGKSRSALEAPSRRSSNGLIVRVERPDGSTIFFKSPFPSSEESLRSKKGRYVNVEDYRKARNKDGGAKMSGESYFYYRN comes from the exons ATGACCTTGGCAGCGAGCAAGGGAATTGTTTTGATACTT GTTTCTCTGTTCCATTTTGGAAACTTTGGACACAAAGCCAATG CATGGGACTTTTCAACTTCTAGTGTTATTCCTgacattaaagttgtttgcCAAGGAGAACGTTCTCGTCTCCAATGTGATAGTGCGAGCGAGAAGCTGATAATTTACTCCGCAATGTTTGGGAGAACAGAACCAGGACACGTGATTTGTCCGTACGAAGGAGACGACAAAGACGATAACTACAACTGTGGAGAAGTTGACTTTACTTACTGGTTCAAATTATTATGCgagaacaaaacaagatgCAAAATCAAAGTAGACAACGAAGTTTTTAAAAATCCATGTCCAGAACAACACCTTTACCTTCAACTGGTTTTTTCATGTG AAGTAAAGAAATACAGTACCGCAAGTACAGAATCCACGACCACTAATACGCCGACATTATCGACAACCGCGCCTTCTAGCTTCTCATCTGCACTTATCTTACCAACAACCTCTGTAATGGCTGTCGCTTCTACAAGTACCGTTCTAGTCACTCAACCAACAATGACAACTCAGAAATCCCCCAAGGTCCACTCAACAGACACTGAACTAACAACTTCAGAGGGTGGTAAGCTCCCTGGAATCATTCCTCAGCAAGTGGAGAACACCGGTTCATCTGCAGTAGAGACTGGTAATGGATCTTTAGCTGGTGCATTATTTgtgtggtttttgtttttgcaag ATCATTCTACGGATTACGCCATGGTATTTTTCACTTCAGCGGCATGTGCCCTTGCTCTGGCGGTCATTGCTGGTGTTTGTGTGCTTTACTGTCATCGTAAAAGCAAGCAGCGACTCCACAAAGCAGGCGATTCAAAGCTCAAGGCTTATGAAATAAATGATTCCAAGGTTTCGGAGCAGGTTGATCGATTTATACTTGGGCCACTGAAGACTGCACCTCCCGATTACATGTTACATGAATATGACTGGAAAAGCGAGGAAAGCAAAGGCTCTCAAAGTAATCTGCCGAATGGATCGGTCGTTAAGAACTTCAACGATCCTGAACTAGTAGTCAGCGGCATGAATGGAAAAAGCCG ATCGGCGTTGGAAGCTCCATCTCGTCGAAGTTCTAATGGGCTAATTGTAAGAGTTGAAAGGCCAGATGGATCAACCATCTTTTTTAAGTCCCCTTTTCCAAGTAGCGAGGAATCCCTGAGGAGCAAGAAAGGGAGATATGTTAATGTTGAAGATTACCGGAAAGCAAGAAACAAAGATGGTGGTGCAAAAATGTCTGGAGAGTCATATTTTTATTATCGCAATTAG